TATCTTGAGTAAATCCCATATTTTACCCCAAATGAAAAAGTTTTTTAAACTACTCGGCTACCTTTTTGGAGGGCTTTTGCTTATCCTCTTGATCACTTTTGTCATTTTCCGTATCAAATGGGGCATGGAGTCCTCCCGGAATATGAAATTAGCAGGTGAACCCACTCCACGTCTCACCATCGATGGGCATACTTTTCGGGACCTAAACAAAAATGGGGCTTTGGATGTCTATGAGGATGTTCGTGCGCCACAAGCAGAACGCATAGAAGATCTGCTTGCTCAAATGAATGTAGAAGAGAAAGCCGGGATGTTGTTTGCCCACTTTTTGGCGATGAATCCGGATGGTTCTCTGATGGAGATTCCCACTCCTTCAGACCCTTTTTCGATTATGGGTGAGAACACATCAACGACTATCCTGAAGTATAAAATGAATCAGGTCCAAAATCTCTTTGGAACCTCCGCAAAAAATTATGCCATTTGGAACAACAATCTCCAGGACTTAGCTGAAAGGACTCGCTTGGGCATTCCGATTACGCTACTTTCTGATCCCAGACATGGAGCGACGGGTATGGCAGGAGCAAGCGCGGAGAATAAATGGATTTCTACCTGGCCTTCACAGTTGGGCCTGGCTGCAACCAGGGATTCCGCTTTGGTGCATGAATTTGGAGATATAGCCCGACAGGAATATTTGGCGATTGGCATTCGTCTTGCCCAACATCCTATGGCAGATATTTCTACCGATCCCCGATGGGCCCGTGTAAATGGAACCTTCGGCGAGGATGCTGACTTGAGTGCTAAGCTCATTAAGGCTTATGTACTGGGATTTCAGGGAGATACCTTATCGAATACAAGCGTAGCTTGTCAGGTTAAGCATTTTCCTGGTGGGGGTCCACAGGAAGATGGCTGGGATGCTCACTTTGCTTCGGGTAAAGGCCAGGTCTATCCCGGAAATAAATTCGACTATCACTTGAAGCCTTTTACCGAGGGTTCGATGGCTGCTCATGCCGCTCAGTATATGCCCTATTATGGCATACCCAAAGGATTGGGCTTTGAAGAAGTGGGTTTCAGTTTTAATAAAGACATCATTCAGGGCTTATTAAGGGATTCATTGGGTTTTGAAGGAGTGGTGGCAACGGACTGGGGAATCATCTCTGATGCGGCTGTCAAAGAAGCTTCTGCCTGGGGAGTAGAACATTTATCAGAAAAAGATCGAATCAAAAAAGTGCTGGATGCCGGTTGTGATCTTTTTGGCGGAGAGTACAGAGTAGATTTGGTGGTAGAATTGGTAAAGGAGGGAAGTCTTTCCGAAGAAAGACTGGATGTTTCCGTTCGGAGATTGTTGCGAGATAAATTTACCCTGGGACTTTTTGATGATCCTTTCGTTGATCCGGACAAGACGGATATTGTTGGTAATCCCACCTTTGTAGAAAAAGGAAAAGAAGCTCAAAGAAAATCCATGGTTTTGCTGAAAAATGAAGCGGACTTTCTTCCCCTTTCTCCGGATACAAAGGTCTATCTACATGGGATGGAATCGGAAAGCTTAGCAGAAAAATTCCCTCAAATTGTGGATGATATGGATGAGGCAGATGTGATTGTTCAAAAATTGGGGACTCCTTCTTCTCCTCCAAAAGGGAGCAGTTTATTAGAATTTATGATTCCACAAGGAAGACTTGATTTTGAAGAGGATGAAAAGGCTGAAATTTTGACTAGAACTCAATCAAAACCTACGATAACGGTTTTGACCATTACTCGCCCGCCCGTAGTTCCTGAAATTGATGCTGCCAGTAAAGCCATGATTGCTGATTTCGAATGTCAGGAGGAAATTATTCTCGAAATGATATTTGGGAATTTCAATCCCAGTGGCAAACTGCCCGTTGAAATTCCCTCCTCTGTGGAAGCCGCCAATAACCAACTGGAAGATGTTCCTTATGATTCCGAAAAGCCTTTATACAAATACGGACATGGGCTGAGTTATAATTAACGTTCTCCGGATGAAATGAATTTTACCTGAGCTTTGTCCATAGAATTAAAGAATCTATTGGAACTATAATGTACGAATATTGCTGTAAGGAGGATAGGCTTAGAATCGCAGAAGGTTTATTATGAAAAATAAGAATATATATGCGTAATAATTTATAGTATTTGGTTTTTTAAAAAATACAGAAGGAGCCTAGCTTCGACCTATGAACAAGAACCACCTATATATCTTCTTGCTTGTAGGTATAAGTAGTCTTTTTTGCTTTCAGGCAGTAAGTAGTAGGTCCCAAATTCAGGATTTGAAGGAACAGTTGGAGAAAGTACAAAGCCAAAAACTAGAAGGAGCACATGATTCAGAGGCAGTTTTATTAGATGCCATGGAAAGATTTCAGCGTTTTGGAACAAAGCTTTGGTATGCAGGAACAAATGAGAATTGGGAGTTGGCCTCTTTTTACACCCACGAAATTGAAGAAGTGATAGAAGAATTGCAGGAAAGCAATATCGAAGAAGAAGGGCAGAAAGTATCCGAACTTGTAAGACGCATGCCTTTACCTGCTTTGGTGGAAGTAGAAGAAAGCATTCACCAAAAGAGCTATACACATTTCAAAAATTCCTATAAAATGCTGGTTACTTCCTGCAATGCTTGTCATGCGGCTACTCAAAAGCCTTTTATACAGATCCAGGTTCCCGATCAGGAAATGAATGGAAATCAGATTTACCGGATTGCAGATTTAGGAATACAAGAATAAGTTTTCTTTCTCTATAATTTTTCCATGAGGGCTGAAATGGCGGCATTCATACTTTCGACCACATGAGGGCCTCCTTTACTATGCCCAAGCCGAACTATGACCATATTGTCGGAAGGGCTGATAATGACCCTTTGTCCACCTCCGCCCGCCATAAAATAGGCATCCTCTGGCAAGCTTGCCCAACGATTTCCTTCATTGAGCCAAAATTGGCCTCCGTATTCAGGAACTTCCCAGCCCGGAGCAGGAGTCGAAACAAAATCTGTAAATCCTTCGGGAAGCAATCTCTCCCCCATCCACCTACCCTCATTGAGGTATAGCATACCCATCCTTGCCCAGTTTCGTCCAGTACCATAATCGAAACCCGTCAAAATGAAATTTCCTTTAATGTCCGTTTCCATTACCTGCTTACGAATCCCAATCTTATCAAAAAGTTCCTTTTGTGGCCACTGATGGTAATTTTCTCCCATAGCTTCAACTTTCTCCCTCACAATCTTGCCTAAGGTAAGCGGATCGCAATTGCGATACCTGCCTGTACTTCCCGGCGCATATTCCAGGGGTCTGTTTACCGCAAAATCAAATACATCCAGGGCCTCCATGTAAATGTATAAGTGAGGTA
The nucleotide sequence above comes from Bacteroidia bacterium. Encoded proteins:
- a CDS encoding glycoside hydrolase family 3 N-terminal domain-containing protein produces the protein MKKFFKLLGYLFGGLLLILLITFVIFRIKWGMESSRNMKLAGEPTPRLTIDGHTFRDLNKNGALDVYEDVRAPQAERIEDLLAQMNVEEKAGMLFAHFLAMNPDGSLMEIPTPSDPFSIMGENTSTTILKYKMNQVQNLFGTSAKNYAIWNNNLQDLAERTRLGIPITLLSDPRHGATGMAGASAENKWISTWPSQLGLAATRDSALVHEFGDIARQEYLAIGIRLAQHPMADISTDPRWARVNGTFGEDADLSAKLIKAYVLGFQGDTLSNTSVACQVKHFPGGGPQEDGWDAHFASGKGQVYPGNKFDYHLKPFTEGSMAAHAAQYMPYYGIPKGLGFEEVGFSFNKDIIQGLLRDSLGFEGVVATDWGIISDAAVKEASAWGVEHLSEKDRIKKVLDAGCDLFGGEYRVDLVVELVKEGSLSEERLDVSVRRLLRDKFTLGLFDDPFVDPDKTDIVGNPTFVEKGKEAQRKSMVLLKNEADFLPLSPDTKVYLHGMESESLAEKFPQIVDDMDEADVIVQKLGTPSSPPKGSSLLEFMIPQGRLDFEEDEKAEILTRTQSKPTITVLTITRPPVVPEIDAASKAMIADFECQEEIILEMIFGNFNPSGKLPVEIPSSVEAANNQLEDVPYDSEKPLYKYGHGLSYN